A stretch of Paenibacillus peoriae DNA encodes these proteins:
- a CDS encoding aminotransferase class I/II-fold pyridoxal phosphate-dependent enzyme encodes MTNVSTVVSITDFLTPAVREMPPSGIRKFFEYSTGRKDIVSLGVGEPDFVTPQHVRKACITALENGKTSYTPNAGLPELREEIAGYLESNFNTSYNPTDEIMVTIGSSEALDLALRALISTHDEILIPAPCYISYSPITFLNGGHTVTVETSANQQFKLTAEALQAKLTPRSKVLILCYPNNPTGGVMTYEDWLPIARLVEEHNLVVISDEIYAELTYGQKHVSFAALPGMKERTLLISGFSKAFAMTGWRVGYVCGPRELISAMLKIHQYTAMCAPIIGQIAAIESLRNGLEEKDRMMESYNLRRKWFVEGLCQTGLPCHEPNGAFYAFPSIMHTGLNSEQFAKRLLEEEGVITVPGSAFGSGGEGFIRCSYASSRDQLEMALERISAFLKRL; translated from the coding sequence ATGACAAATGTATCGACAGTAGTATCTATAACCGATTTTTTGACTCCAGCTGTACGGGAAATGCCGCCTTCAGGCATCCGTAAGTTTTTCGAATATAGTACAGGCAGAAAAGATATTGTATCGCTTGGTGTCGGTGAACCCGACTTTGTAACCCCTCAACATGTCAGAAAGGCCTGTATCACAGCACTGGAAAATGGCAAAACATCATACACACCAAATGCCGGTCTTCCTGAGCTTCGTGAGGAGATTGCCGGGTATCTGGAGAGCAACTTCAACACATCCTACAACCCGACAGATGAAATCATGGTTACCATTGGCAGCAGTGAAGCCCTAGATTTGGCACTACGCGCCCTCATCTCAACACACGATGAAATACTCATTCCGGCTCCATGTTATATTTCGTATTCGCCCATCACGTTTCTGAACGGAGGACATACCGTAACGGTTGAAACCTCTGCGAATCAGCAGTTCAAGCTGACAGCTGAGGCACTTCAAGCCAAGCTGACTCCACGATCCAAAGTGCTTATTCTCTGTTACCCGAATAATCCAACGGGTGGGGTGATGACCTATGAGGATTGGCTACCGATTGCCCGCCTGGTTGAGGAGCATAATCTTGTCGTCATATCAGACGAAATTTATGCTGAACTGACCTATGGACAGAAGCATGTAAGCTTCGCTGCTCTGCCAGGAATGAAAGAGCGCACCCTGCTCATCAGCGGCTTTTCCAAAGCATTTGCGATGACAGGCTGGAGGGTCGGCTATGTGTGTGGCCCCAGAGAGTTGATTTCAGCTATGCTGAAGATTCATCAATATACCGCCATGTGCGCTCCTATTATCGGGCAAATTGCCGCTATTGAATCCCTGCGTAACGGGCTGGAGGAAAAAGATCGTATGATGGAGTCCTACAATCTGCGTAGAAAATGGTTCGTTGAAGGCCTATGTCAGACAGGACTGCCATGTCACGAACCAAACGGTGCCTTCTATGCTTTTCCCTCCATTATGCACACAGGGTTAAACTCAGAGCAGTTTGCCAAGCGGTTGCTGGAAGAAGAAGGAGTCATTACTGTACCCGGTTCCGCATTTGGCTCAGGCG
- a CDS encoding DUF1349 domain-containing protein, whose translation MNVFERFSGEVLPADWSWINEPTEWRFDDTKSLQIFAPSQADFFRDPSGAATKSSAPFLHTTLQGDFTIWTRVRVDMKQPYDSGCLMIMADDTRWAKLCFEYFESIPSILSVVTRDTSDDCISGAMDVSNPYLRVARAGNCFAFHYSSDGQHWKLARYFGMNVPNQLKVGVVAQSPVGEGCAVTFDALTITNHVSEDIRNVE comes from the coding sequence ATGAACGTATTTGAACGCTTTAGCGGTGAAGTTTTGCCGGCGGATTGGAGCTGGATCAATGAGCCGACAGAATGGAGATTTGATGATACCAAGTCTTTGCAAATTTTTGCACCTTCACAGGCAGATTTCTTTAGGGATCCGTCCGGCGCAGCGACTAAATCGTCCGCACCTTTTTTGCATACAACGCTTCAAGGTGATTTTACAATATGGACGAGGGTTCGTGTTGATATGAAGCAGCCTTATGATTCAGGATGTTTGATGATAATGGCGGATGATACCCGCTGGGCTAAGCTGTGTTTTGAATATTTCGAAAGCATTCCATCTATTCTTAGTGTGGTCACACGGGATACATCTGATGATTGTATCTCTGGGGCGATGGACGTGTCCAATCCGTATTTACGAGTGGCACGAGCTGGAAATTGCTTTGCATTTCATTATTCATCAGATGGTCAGCATTGGAAGCTGGCGAGATATTTTGGGATGAATGTTCCTAACCAGCTAAAAGTCGGAGTTGTTGCTCAATCTCCCGTGGGGGAGGGCTGTGCTGTTACCTTTGATGCCTTGACGATAACAAACCATGTATCTGAGGACATACGAAACGTGGAGTAA
- a CDS encoding ArsR/SmtB family transcription factor yields MIYIKDLMSGLDIFKALGSEIRIQILELLAYQGQSMNDIANKLNLSNGTITMHIRKLEECGLVEINTVSGKHGTRKMCYLNKDKLMVDLRSREQKNVYEVEIRVGHYSNYQASPTCGLVTRDSIIGDFDDPRYFADPGRLESEMIWMAEGFLEYRIPNYLKANQSFKEIQFSAELGSEAPCYCEEYPSDICFHINGIPIGHWTSAGDFGEVPGVLNPDWWPPHLNQYGMLKLIRINQQGSFIDGCRISEVTIDDINLNYKSDITLRLSVTDESENKGGLTIFGKRFGNFSQDLLVRVLYDVHGEDNANS; encoded by the coding sequence ATGATTTATATTAAGGACTTAATGTCAGGATTAGATATTTTTAAAGCACTGGGTTCAGAAATCCGCATTCAAATTCTCGAGTTACTTGCCTACCAGGGACAAAGTATGAATGACATTGCTAACAAACTTAATTTGAGCAACGGTACCATTACAATGCATATTCGAAAATTGGAAGAATGCGGCCTTGTGGAGATCAATACCGTGAGCGGCAAGCACGGCACCCGAAAAATGTGCTATTTGAACAAGGATAAACTGATGGTAGATTTGCGCAGTAGAGAACAAAAAAATGTGTATGAGGTTGAGATTCGCGTAGGTCATTATAGTAACTATCAAGCGTCCCCCACTTGTGGATTGGTGACCCGAGACAGCATTATCGGCGATTTTGATGATCCACGCTATTTTGCAGATCCCGGGCGGCTGGAGTCGGAAATGATCTGGATGGCTGAGGGCTTTTTGGAATACCGTATCCCCAACTATCTGAAAGCGAATCAATCCTTTAAAGAAATTCAATTCTCCGCAGAACTGGGCTCAGAAGCACCCTGCTATTGTGAGGAATATCCCTCCGATATTTGTTTTCACATTAACGGTATCCCTATTGGGCACTGGACCAGCGCCGGAGATTTTGGAGAAGTGCCGGGGGTTCTCAATCCAGATTGGTGGCCACCGCATCTGAATCAATATGGTATGCTCAAATTAATTCGCATCAATCAACAAGGCAGCTTCATTGATGGGTGCCGCATTTCCGAGGTCACAATAGATGATATTAACCTTAATTATAAAAGCGACATTACACTCCGTTTATCTGTAACCGATGAATCAGAAAACAAAGGAGGACTCACTATTTTTGGCAAAAGATTCGGGAATTTCAGTCAGGATCTGCTTGTGCGCGTGCTTTACGATGTGCATGGGGAGGACAACGCCAACTCCTGA
- a CDS encoding ABC transporter substrate-binding protein: protein MIKKKGFAITMVVLLLMVAALAGCSGGSSSSDGSKELTFMFRGGTDEQKAYKEVIKKFEEEHPGVKVKMVVTAADQYATKLRAAITGNNLPDIFYFAPGDVKAYVNSGVLKNLTPYIEKNKDIKLDNIWKYGIDLYRYDGKMAGQGDIYGMPKDLGPFALGYNKTMFEKAGVPLPDKDKPYTWDEFIKVSQELTKDTNGDGKPDQYGTGFNVQWALQAFVWSNGADWLDESKTKVTIDDPKFAEALQYFADMQNKYKITPGIEQSQTLDTYQRWMKGEMAFFPVGPWDMSTFEKLPFEYDLLPFPAGSTGKSATWIGSLGIGVSSKTKYPDEAVELVNYLTTSKEGMKQLVDAKVQIPNLLDMADEWSKDTKTKPNNKQEFIDIVNDYGRSLPGNYTYNAEWYDIFFTDIQPVLDGKITAADYVKQEQPKMQKLLDKAVEQEKKSQK from the coding sequence TTGATAAAGAAAAAAGGTTTTGCAATAACAATGGTTGTTCTGTTGTTAATGGTGGCTGCACTGGCTGGTTGTAGTGGGGGAAGTTCCAGTAGTGATGGAAGTAAGGAACTGACATTCATGTTCCGTGGTGGCACAGATGAACAAAAGGCTTATAAGGAAGTAATCAAGAAATTTGAAGAGGAACATCCTGGCGTAAAAGTTAAAATGGTCGTGACGGCAGCGGATCAATATGCTACAAAGCTAAGAGCTGCGATCACAGGAAATAATCTTCCAGATATCTTTTACTTTGCCCCTGGAGATGTGAAAGCTTATGTAAACAGTGGGGTATTGAAGAATCTCACTCCTTACATTGAGAAGAACAAGGATATTAAACTGGATAACATCTGGAAATACGGTATAGATTTGTATCGCTATGACGGTAAAATGGCCGGTCAAGGAGATATTTACGGTATGCCGAAGGACTTAGGTCCATTCGCACTTGGCTACAACAAAACGATGTTCGAAAAAGCGGGCGTTCCATTGCCTGACAAAGACAAACCGTATACATGGGATGAATTTATCAAGGTTAGCCAAGAGTTGACCAAAGATACCAATGGTGACGGCAAGCCAGATCAATACGGTACAGGTTTTAACGTTCAGTGGGCATTGCAAGCCTTTGTATGGAGTAATGGGGCTGATTGGCTGGATGAGAGCAAAACGAAAGTAACGATTGATGATCCGAAATTTGCGGAAGCTCTTCAGTACTTTGCTGACATGCAAAACAAATATAAAATCACACCTGGTATTGAACAATCACAAACATTGGACACATACCAACGTTGGATGAAGGGCGAAATGGCATTCTTCCCGGTTGGTCCTTGGGATATGAGTACATTTGAAAAACTGCCATTCGAATATGATTTACTGCCGTTCCCAGCCGGATCGACTGGCAAATCAGCAACATGGATCGGTTCTCTGGGTATCGGCGTTTCCTCTAAAACAAAATACCCGGATGAAGCTGTTGAACTGGTTAACTATCTGACGACTTCTAAAGAAGGAATGAAGCAGCTCGTAGATGCCAAGGTACAAATTCCGAATCTGCTGGACATGGCTGATGAATGGTCCAAAGATACGAAAACCAAGCCTAACAATAAACAAGAATTTATTGATATCGTAAATGACTATGGACGCTCATTACCAGGCAACTATACGTATAATGCAGAATGGTACGATATTTTCTTCACAGATATTCAACCTGTGCTGGATGGTAAAATTACGGCGGCAGATTATGTGAAACAAGAACAACCGAAGATGCAGAAACTGCTGGATAAAGCGGTGGAGCAAGAGAAAAAATCACAGAAATAA
- a CDS encoding carbohydrate ABC transporter permease, with product MITKSNLYRKEKVYGYLFILPPILGLLIFTLFPFVYSLYGSFTDWDGLGQMNFIGLDNFKDLFSDELFYKSMYNTLFLMLGIPIGLVLALLLALGLNRKIPGTTTFRVIYYIPVISSLAAVSIMWNWAYNGDYGLVNQFLEIFGIKGPNWLMDKDTVKPALILMTVWKGLGYTMLLYLAALQSVSRSYYEAAELDGASGFQMFRNITWPMVKPVTFFLVVTNIIGGSQIFTEMNIMTPTGGPEYSSASIVFYIWDKAFKNLQMGYASAMAMILGIFIFIVTLIQFKMNEKSSFDGD from the coding sequence GTGATAACCAAATCTAATCTCTACCGCAAAGAGAAGGTATATGGATACTTATTTATTCTTCCACCTATTCTCGGTCTGCTAATCTTTACGTTATTCCCGTTTGTCTATTCATTATACGGCTCTTTTACAGACTGGGACGGATTGGGACAAATGAACTTTATTGGTCTCGACAATTTTAAAGATTTATTTAGCGATGAGCTCTTTTATAAATCGATGTACAATACTCTTTTCTTAATGCTAGGTATTCCAATCGGTCTTGTACTAGCTTTACTGCTGGCACTAGGTTTGAATCGCAAGATTCCAGGTACGACAACATTTCGTGTGATTTACTATATCCCGGTTATTTCTTCGTTGGCTGCCGTTTCTATTATGTGGAACTGGGCATACAACGGGGACTATGGTTTGGTGAACCAATTCCTCGAAATATTCGGTATTAAGGGTCCTAATTGGCTGATGGATAAGGATACGGTCAAACCGGCCTTGATTCTCATGACCGTCTGGAAGGGTCTCGGATATACGATGCTGCTATATTTGGCAGCCCTGCAAAGCGTATCTCGCTCTTATTATGAAGCAGCAGAGCTAGATGGAGCTAGCGGATTCCAAATGTTCCGCAATATTACATGGCCAATGGTGAAACCAGTAACTTTTTTCCTGGTCGTAACTAATATCATTGGTGGTTCGCAAATCTTTACTGAAATGAACATTATGACACCTACAGGGGGTCCGGAATACTCATCCGCCTCAATCGTCTTTTATATTTGGGATAAGGCATTTAAAAACCTGCAAATGGGATATGCCTCCGCGATGGCTATGATTCTCGGCATCTTCATTTTTATCGTAACTTTGATTCAATTCAAAATGAATGAAAAATCGTCCTTTGATGGGGATTGA
- a CDS encoding carbohydrate ABC transporter permease: MSHSQKTKVTNIIIFIALAIGAIVMIAPLLWMLSTSVKEKQDVFALPPVWIPEVFQFGKYKEIWEAGPLLSGIKNSVIVAVSVTVVGTFTSSVAAFAFAKLRFPHKNKLFLALIASMMIPYPTVMIPQFMMFSKLGWVDTLLPLIVPGLFGNVVMIFFLRQYLLSVPDAIIEAAKIDGSSYFRLYSSITFPLIKPAVAAQLILWFMGIWNDYLAPIIYLNSPETQTLQLVIANFNATYAIQTDYPLIMAASIIALLPVLIIFLIFQKQIIESVAISGVKG; this comes from the coding sequence ATGTCCCATAGTCAAAAAACGAAAGTTACCAATATCATTATCTTTATTGCACTAGCGATTGGAGCGATTGTGATGATCGCGCCGCTGCTTTGGATGCTGTCCACTTCAGTGAAAGAAAAGCAGGATGTCTTTGCTCTTCCACCAGTATGGATACCAGAGGTGTTCCAGTTTGGCAAGTATAAGGAAATTTGGGAAGCAGGGCCTTTGTTAAGCGGAATCAAGAACAGCGTGATTGTAGCTGTAAGTGTTACCGTTGTAGGTACCTTTACATCCAGTGTGGCGGCTTTTGCATTTGCTAAGCTGAGATTTCCCCATAAAAACAAACTGTTTTTGGCACTCATCGCATCTATGATGATTCCATACCCAACGGTTATGATTCCACAGTTTATGATGTTTTCCAAACTTGGCTGGGTTGATACACTTTTGCCTCTGATCGTTCCGGGTTTGTTCGGAAATGTAGTTATGATCTTTTTCCTGCGGCAGTACTTGCTTAGTGTACCGGATGCCATTATCGAAGCTGCGAAAATTGACGGAAGTTCTTATTTCCGACTCTATTCGTCGATTACGTTCCCGCTCATTAAGCCAGCAGTTGCGGCACAGCTTATTTTATGGTTCATGGGGATTTGGAACGATTATTTGGCACCGATTATTTACTTGAACTCACCAGAAACGCAGACATTGCAACTGGTTATCGCGAATTTTAATGCGACTTACGCCATTCAGACGGACTATCCGCTTATAATGGCAGCATCAATAATAGCCTTGTTACCTGTACTGATTATATTCTTGATCTTCCAGAAACAAATTATTGAATCGGTTGCTATTTCGGGTGTCAAAGGTTAA
- a CDS encoding arabinan endo-1,5-alpha-L-arabinosidase: MVMLLMLGLSGCGDNTPDPVYPQAPPPDHLYDQSTINDEQRWTINNAHDPAIIKTDQGYYVYSTDVKTGGELRPGVMVRKSTDLIHWNWVQYALPGIPKEAESWSSATNLWAPDVIKMGDTYRMYYSASTFGSTRSAIGLQTSSSPEGPWKDEGLVVKTKEHDKLNAIDANPVLDAEGNPWMVYGSFFGGIYITPLDPQTGKLKESGYGKNIAARDRATEDGAVEGPYIVYNPMFRKYYLFVSYDSLFEDYNVRVARSDSITGPYVDMNGHDMADTNYLPQYEIGNKVLGGYRFSEGEGWVAPGHNSVLKDGADYYIVHHARGETDKSWPYLHVRRILWTTEGWPVVSPERYAGEKEQDIPKRLLSGNWERIVIKQEVDGQVEAEQLRLEDGGRATSGSLEGHWSFDGRRTLTMDWSNTSEGTKEELLLLPSWDWELGRHTLIFTGMNEKGISIWGKRISD; encoded by the coding sequence ATGGTTATGCTGCTCATGCTGGGTCTATCTGGCTGTGGGGATAACACTCCGGACCCTGTGTATCCGCAGGCTCCGCCTCCCGATCACTTGTATGATCAAAGTACGATTAACGATGAACAGCGCTGGACCATTAACAATGCACATGACCCGGCGATTATCAAAACAGATCAAGGCTATTATGTCTACTCAACGGATGTAAAGACAGGTGGAGAATTGAGACCCGGTGTCATGGTACGCAAATCGACTGATCTGATTCATTGGAATTGGGTGCAGTATGCACTCCCCGGCATTCCAAAGGAAGCAGAATCGTGGTCATCGGCAACCAATCTGTGGGCACCGGACGTCATCAAGATGGGTGATACCTATCGGATGTATTACTCTGCTTCTACCTTTGGCAGCACACGGTCTGCGATCGGATTGCAGACATCCAGCTCCCCGGAAGGCCCTTGGAAGGATGAGGGGCTGGTCGTTAAAACGAAAGAGCATGACAAGCTGAATGCGATTGATGCCAATCCGGTGCTGGATGCAGAGGGTAATCCATGGATGGTATACGGCTCTTTTTTCGGCGGTATTTATATTACACCGCTTGATCCCCAGACTGGAAAGCTCAAAGAATCTGGCTATGGTAAAAATATCGCTGCCAGAGATCGGGCAACTGAGGACGGTGCTGTAGAAGGACCATACATTGTGTACAATCCAATGTTCCGTAAATACTACTTGTTCGTCTCGTATGATTCTTTGTTTGAGGACTACAATGTTCGCGTTGCCCGTTCAGATTCTATCACAGGCCCTTATGTGGACATGAATGGACATGATATGGCAGATACCAACTATTTGCCTCAATACGAGATTGGAAACAAGGTATTGGGCGGTTATCGGTTCAGCGAAGGAGAAGGCTGGGTTGCGCCAGGTCACAATTCTGTCCTGAAGGACGGTGCGGATTATTATATTGTACATCATGCGCGAGGAGAAACGGACAAGAGCTGGCCGTACCTGCATGTACGCAGAATATTGTGGACGACAGAGGGCTGGCCGGTCGTCTCTCCAGAGCGCTATGCCGGCGAAAAGGAGCAGGATATACCCAAAAGGCTATTATCCGGCAACTGGGAGCGCATCGTGATAAAGCAGGAAGTAGACGGCCAGGTGGAAGCTGAACAGCTCCGTCTAGAAGATGGAGGGCGGGCAACTAGCGGTTCTCTTGAAGGTCACTGGAGCTTTGATGGCAGGCGTACTCTAACAATGGATTGGAGCAATACATCCGAAGGAACTAAGGAAGAATTGTTATTGCTTCCTTCATGGGACTGGGAGCTTGGTCGCCATACTTTAATTTTCACGGGTATGAATGAAAAGGGAATTTCCATTTGGGGAAAGCGTATCAGCGATTAA
- a CDS encoding glycoside hydrolase family 43 protein — protein sequence MNQTVPFNNPVIEQRADPWIYKHSDGYYYFTGSVPEYDRIEVRRASTIQGLSTAEPVAVWHKYETGPLSANIWAPEIHYINDKWYIYFAAARTTETKEGLFDHRMFVLENDSANPLEGEWVEKGQIKTRWETFALDATTFQHNGVLYYVWAQKDPDIVGNSNLYISEMSNPWTLRGEQVMISTPEYDWEIIGFKVNEGAAVLKRNGRIFISYSASATDHNYCMGLLTADENADLLDPKSWTKSPQPVFCTHEETGQFGPGHNSFTVAADGSDVIVYHARNYKEITGDPLYDPNRHTRVQPFYWKEDGTPDFGIPVPDGVSVDK from the coding sequence ATGAATCAAACTGTACCCTTTAATAATCCGGTCATTGAGCAACGGGCAGACCCTTGGATTTACAAGCATAGTGACGGATACTATTATTTCACCGGATCTGTACCAGAGTATGACCGCATTGAGGTTCGACGAGCAAGTACTATTCAAGGCTTGAGTACAGCAGAGCCTGTCGCAGTGTGGCACAAATATGAAACGGGCCCGTTAAGTGCGAACATTTGGGCACCGGAAATTCACTATATAAACGACAAATGGTACATTTATTTTGCAGCAGCTCGTACAACAGAAACGAAGGAAGGCCTGTTCGACCACCGGATGTTCGTGCTTGAAAATGATTCAGCTAATCCTCTGGAAGGGGAATGGGTGGAAAAAGGACAGATCAAAACCCGTTGGGAGACGTTCGCTCTCGATGCGACAACCTTCCAGCATAATGGAGTTTTGTATTATGTGTGGGCTCAGAAGGACCCTGACATCGTCGGTAATTCCAATCTGTATATTTCCGAAATGAGCAATCCATGGACGTTGCGCGGTGAGCAGGTGATGATCTCCACTCCTGAATATGATTGGGAAATCATCGGTTTTAAGGTGAATGAAGGAGCAGCGGTTCTGAAACGGAACGGGCGGATCTTTATCAGTTATTCAGCTAGCGCCACAGACCACAATTATTGCATGGGTCTGTTGACGGCAGATGAGAATGCGGATTTACTTGATCCGAAATCATGGACGAAATCACCTCAGCCGGTATTCTGCACCCATGAGGAAACAGGACAATTCGGGCCAGGTCATAACAGTTTTACGGTTGCTGCTGATGGTAGCGATGTAATCGTATATCACGCCCGGAATTACAAGGAAATTACAGGCGACCCGCTGTATGATCCGAATCGTCATACACGTGTGCAGCCGTTCTACTGGAAAGAAGATGGAACACCTGATTTTGGTATTCCAGTACCAGATGGCGTTTCTGTTGATAAATAA
- a CDS encoding DUF3024 domain-containing protein — protein MNERIDPFTVKKVEYLLNGYIALKVPGYVRSDVRLIYQIEDNCLILTEERPSNETELWDRTDIVQFRWEENHWHVYARQEAESWQRVKEIAPNPCFEEQLEQVEIDHAGIFWTG, from the coding sequence GTGAACGAACGGATTGATCCGTTTACCGTTAAAAAGGTTGAATACCTGCTGAATGGCTATATTGCGCTAAAGGTGCCAGGCTACGTGCGTTCTGACGTGCGGCTCATTTATCAAATAGAGGATAACTGTTTGATCTTGACGGAGGAAAGGCCTTCTAATGAAACTGAGTTGTGGGATCGCACGGACATTGTCCAATTTCGCTGGGAAGAAAATCATTGGCATGTATATGCCCGGCAAGAGGCTGAAAGCTGGCAGCGTGTAAAAGAGATTGCACCTAATCCGTGCTTTGAAGAACAGCTCGAACAGGTAGAAATAGATCATGCAGGTATTTTTTGGACAGGTTAA
- a CDS encoding class I SAM-dependent methyltransferase, with protein MLQSLKAIANYRKENDLAWDTPTWLKLLVSAEERIVNLERIRSIGELKDANPVLDYVERTLLILDGLPLSFWVKELLEDVLVWSETAKGGTVRERLRWQHEGINLFVHNIGSSQLYVRQAQAESPAYPRNSMTRILIETHGLIGQYIRGEIPFAENRLLLEITRKGWLSPEELELVLRALNECIIAGVEPALWDQVRSEVEQLIGWIAWDNAPVVWSVKERLERLRSVSIHEGEPFEQAYTELERELNVEKALAPLENRTLWYVESALQDFSLQELVKVFLLTLRDGTGQEQPATVRHISFESLMNTMYYDYRGVKKINVYKKRMIEKYLSALSWQDISKGKRKHNPHLSVIVEHKEELPSTVFFNFVFSSAAEKLIDFCIEAEKTPLYDKAVLLLFDLFGLRRDAYDRFHNEETYLTDMNQTVDYKRVILDYVTGTRILDIGPGGGVLLDLIEQERPDAKPLGLDISVNVIEALKRKKQLERHRWDVIKGDALQLEEYVETGSMDTVIFSSILHELYSYIERDGIRFNPQTVEAALQSAYRVLAPGGRIIIRDGIMTEPVEQRRRIRFLEPDGMEWLIRYAQDFAGRHIEIERVGEHEAVLPVNDAMEFLYTYTWGAEAYVHEVQEQFGYFTPSQYEECIRSTLGSQAIIRVSRHYLQEGYAEALSRRVEFMDEQGQQVSFPDSTCLIVIEKPNNRVGVAE; from the coding sequence ATGTTGCAATCGTTAAAAGCCATTGCTAATTACAGGAAAGAAAATGATCTGGCCTGGGATACACCGACTTGGTTAAAGCTGCTTGTTTCGGCTGAGGAGCGTATTGTAAATTTGGAACGCATTCGATCTATAGGTGAGTTAAAGGATGCCAATCCTGTACTGGATTACGTGGAGCGTACGTTGCTTATTTTGGACGGACTTCCATTGTCATTCTGGGTTAAAGAGCTACTGGAGGATGTATTGGTATGGTCTGAGACAGCCAAAGGAGGCACAGTCCGCGAACGGCTACGCTGGCAGCATGAGGGTATTAATTTATTTGTACATAATATCGGATCCTCCCAACTGTATGTCAGACAGGCCCAAGCGGAGTCCCCTGCTTACCCGCGCAATAGCATGACCCGAATTCTGATTGAGACGCATGGATTGATAGGGCAATATATACGGGGGGAAATTCCTTTTGCTGAAAATCGACTGCTGCTTGAAATTACTCGTAAGGGCTGGCTAAGCCCTGAGGAACTGGAGCTTGTTTTACGGGCCCTGAACGAGTGTATTATCGCCGGGGTGGAACCTGCATTATGGGATCAAGTACGCAGTGAAGTGGAGCAGCTGATCGGCTGGATTGCATGGGATAACGCACCTGTAGTCTGGAGTGTAAAGGAGCGACTGGAAAGGTTACGGTCGGTTTCCATTCATGAAGGGGAGCCGTTCGAGCAGGCTTACACAGAACTAGAGCGGGAGTTGAATGTAGAGAAGGCGCTGGCTCCGTTGGAGAATCGGACACTTTGGTATGTAGAATCAGCTTTGCAAGATTTTTCACTTCAAGAACTGGTAAAGGTATTTTTACTCACATTAAGGGATGGCACAGGGCAGGAACAGCCTGCGACCGTTCGCCATATCAGTTTCGAATCGCTCATGAATACGATGTATTATGACTATCGTGGTGTCAAGAAAATTAACGTATATAAAAAACGAATGATAGAAAAATATTTAAGTGCACTGTCTTGGCAGGACATTTCAAAAGGAAAACGGAAGCATAATCCTCATTTGAGTGTGATCGTGGAGCATAAAGAGGAGCTGCCGAGTACTGTATTTTTTAATTTTGTATTTTCATCTGCGGCTGAGAAACTGATTGACTTTTGTATTGAGGCAGAAAAAACGCCTCTGTATGACAAAGCAGTCCTGCTGCTGTTCGATCTGTTCGGATTACGGCGCGATGCGTATGATCGCTTTCACAATGAGGAAACGTACCTTACAGATATGAACCAGACCGTAGATTACAAAAGGGTCATTTTAGATTATGTGACTGGAACCCGCATACTGGATATTGGACCCGGCGGGGGTGTACTGCTGGATCTGATCGAACAGGAAAGACCAGATGCGAAGCCATTAGGTCTTGATATTTCTGTAAATGTCATTGAGGCACTTAAACGTAAAAAGCAATTGGAGCGCCATCGTTGGGATGTCATCAAAGGGGATGCGCTTCAGTTAGAGGAATATGTGGAAACGGGGAGTATGGACACGGTCATCTTCTCTTCAATTCTTCACGAGCTCTATTCCTACATTGAACGAGATGGGATTCGGTTCAATCCACAAACAGTGGAGGCAGCTCTGCAGAGCGCCTATCGTGTGCTTGCACCCGGCGGGCGTATCATCATTCGTGACGGGATTATGACCGAACCAGTAGAGCAGCGCAGACGAATTCGATTCTTGGAGCCGGATGGAATGGAATGGCTGATACGGTATGCGCAAGATTTTGCAGGTCGCCACATTGAAATAGAGCGTGTGGGGGAGCATGAGGCTGTTTTACCAGTGAACGATGCGATGGAATTTCTCTATACCTATACATGGGGAGCGGAAGCCTATGTGCATGAAGTGCAGGAGCAGTTTGGTTATTTTACCCCGTCACAGTATGAAGAGTGTATTCGTAGCACACTTGGATCACAAGCGATTATCCGCGTGAGCCGTCATTATTTACAGGAGGGCTATGCCGAGGCGCTGTCCAGACGTGTTGAGTTCATGGATGAGCAGGGCCAGCAGGTTTCTTTTCCAGACAGCACCTGTCTGATCGTGATTGAGAAGCCGAATAATAGGGTTGGAGTTGCTGAATGA